The Hypanus sabinus isolate sHypSab1 chromosome 5, sHypSab1.hap1, whole genome shotgun sequence genome has a segment encoding these proteins:
- the LOC132394754 gene encoding very low-density lipoprotein receptor-like, producing MTYQYFPLDQRACLSHEISCGPGSLQCIPAAWQCDGEKDCHNNGDEIDCGQITCDPLEFTCSSGRCIAKTFACNGMDDCGDGSDEKNCALSTCGAHEFQCNNSECIPLNWVCDNNVDCTDKSDESSDYCGYTLPPLACSPNDFLCASGECIHARWYCDGDADCKDGSDEANCPPRTCRPDHFQCNDGSCIPGKKRCNQFRDCSDGGDELNCQENSECKGQTDFKCHSGECINISQVCDTKQDCKDWSDEILKECIKNECLKKNGGCSHICHDLVIGYECECPAGYDLIDKTTCGDVNECLNPGACSQICVNTDGSYMCECHAGYLMDPVNGVCKAIGTEPYLIFTNHHDIRKLGLHLWEYTQVAVQLRNAVALDADVAEGRLFWADMGQRATFSTDHMKGRVNWIDAKLHTLSSMDLNGQDRRTVLQSQEFLLHPHAIALFEDHVYWADEGKGIYGANKYTGDNVNLLASNVDPGDIIIYHEMIQPSGKSWCAEFGNCEHMCLPAPQINSQSPKYTCVCPTGMVLKDDEQHCTEVNEHSTPTKRSAVVASEVFVRSHTNLSTILANPKDVEIQVTKHEEELKLTKQKLSETTTRLERYQNKIIDLATRSRCKNMQIVGLQEGAEDGDLTVYFDDGM from the exons gtcaAATTACTTGTGATCCTTTGGAATTCACTTGCTCCAGTGGGAGGTGCATTGCCAAAACGTTTGCCTGCAACGGTATGGATGATTGTGGTGATGGAAGTGACGAAAAGAACTGTGCTCTATCTACCTGTGGTGCTCATGAGTTTCAGTGCAATAACTCAGAATGCATACCTTTAAACTGGGTGTGTGATAACAATGTAGATTGTACAGATAAATCCGATGAATCTTCAGACTACTGTGGGTACACTCTTCCTCCTTTGGCCTGCTCTCCTAATGACTTCCTGTGTGCTTCGGGCGAATGCATTCACGCTCGTTGGTACTGCGATGGTGATGCTGACTGCAAAGACGGAAGTGATGAAGCTAATTGCC CTCCTCGCACATGTAGGCCTGATCACTTCCAATGTAATGATGGCAGTTGTATTCCTGGGAAAAAGAGATGCAATCAGTTCAGAGACTGTAGTGATGGTGGTGATGAACTCAACTGTCAGGAAA ATTCAGAGTGCAAGGGACAAACTGACTTCAAATGTCATAGTGGAGAATGCATAAACATCAGCCAAGTATGTGATACCAAGCAGGACTGTAAAGACTGGAGTGATGAAATTCTCAAAGAATGT ATAAAAAATGAATGTTTAAAGAAGAATGGTGGCTGCTCCCACATATGCCATGATCTCGTCATTGGTTATGAATGCGAATGCCCTGCTGGTTATGATTTGATTGACAAGACTACCTGCGGAG ATGTTAATGAGTGCCTCAATCCTGGAGCTTGCAGTCAAATTTGTGTCAATACAGATGGAAGCTATATGTGTGAATGTCATGCAGGTTACCTTATGGATCCAGTTAATGGAGTTTGCAAGGCAATAG GCACAGAGCCTTATTTGATCTTCACAAACCACCATGACATCAGGAAGCTGGGACTGCATCTCTGGGAGTACACCCAAGTTGCTGTGCAGCTGAGGAATGCTGTGGCGCTGGATGCTGATGTTGCAGAGGGGAGGCTCTTCTGGGCTGATATGGGGCAGCGGGCAACCTTCAG cacagaccacaTGAAAGGGCGTGTAAATTGGATTGATGCAAAGTTGCACACATTATCAAGTATGGATCTCAATGGACAGGACAGAAGAACAGTTTTACAGTCACAAGAATTCCTTCTACATCCTCATGCTATAGCTCTATTTGAG GATCATGTTTATTGGGCTGATGAGGGGAAAGGAATTTATGGAGCCAATAAGTATACTGGAGATAATGTGAACCTTCTGGCCTCTAATGTTGACCCTGGGGACATCATAATCTATCATGAGATGATACAGCCATCTG GCAAAAGCTGGTGTGCAGAGTTTGGAAACTGTGAGCACATGTGCCTTCCTGCTCCTCAAATTAACAGTCAGTCACCAAAATATACCTGTGTGTGTCCGACTGGAATGGTGTTGAAGGATGATGAACAGCATTGTACTGAAG TAAATGAACATTCAACTCCAACAAAGAGGTCTGCAGTTGTGGCTTCAGAAGTGTTTGTCAGGTCACACACCAACTTGTCAACAATTCTGGCTAATCCCAAAG ACGTGGAAATTCAAGTTACTAAACATGAAGAGGAACTGAAGTTAACTAAGCAAAAATTGTCTGAAACTACAACCCGTTTGGAAAGATATCAAAATAAGATTATAGACCTGGCAACTAGGTCTCGTTGTAAGAACATGCAAATTGTTGGATTGCAAGAAGGAGCTGAAGATGGAGATTTAACGGTTTACTTTG ATGATGGAATGTAA